A genome region from Hymenobacter tibetensis includes the following:
- the dnaK gene encoding molecular chaperone DnaK, with translation MGKIIGIDLGTTNSCVAVMEGNEPVVIPNSEGRRTTPSIVAFLDNGKGERKVGDPAKRQAITNPTNTIQSIKRFMGRAFGEVTEEAKNVSYALERGSNSTVAVKIGDRQYTPQELSAMVLQKMKQTAEDYLGQTVTEAVITVPAYFNDAQRQATKEAGAIAGLDVKRIINEPTAAALAYGLDKKHTDQKIAVYDLGGGTFDISILELGDGVFEVLSTNGDTHLGGDDFDQVIINFLAETFANENEGLDLRKDAMALQRLKEAAEKAKVELSSSTETEINLPYVTATASGPKHLVVKLSRAKFEQLADSLVRRSMEPVKKALQDAGLSTSDINEVILVGGSTRIPRIQEEVEKFFGKKPSKGVNPDEVVAIGAAIQGGVLTGEVKDVLLLDVTPLSLGIETMGGVMTKLIESNTTIPTKKSETFSTASDNQPSVEIHVLQGERPLASQNRTIGRFHLDSIPPAPRGVPQIEVTFDIDANGILHVSAKDKGTGKEQKIRIEASSGLTDADIERMRNEAAANAEADKAETERIGKVNAADSMIFQTEKQLKEYGDKLSAGNKTAVENALGDLKKAHESKDISQIDTAMEAINTAWQAASQEMYAATQGGAEGQPGADGGNPFGGGQPNGNGQQGQPHDNVTDVDYEEVGTK, from the coding sequence ATGGGCAAAATAATCGGTATTGACCTCGGCACCACCAACTCGTGCGTGGCCGTAATGGAAGGCAACGAGCCGGTGGTAATTCCGAACAGCGAAGGCCGCCGCACGACTCCTTCTATCGTGGCGTTCCTCGACAATGGTAAAGGTGAGCGGAAAGTCGGTGACCCGGCCAAGCGTCAGGCCATTACCAACCCCACCAACACCATCCAGTCGATCAAGCGTTTCATGGGTCGCGCCTTCGGAGAAGTAACCGAAGAAGCGAAAAACGTGTCCTACGCGCTAGAGCGTGGTTCTAATAGCACGGTAGCCGTGAAAATTGGCGACCGTCAATATACTCCGCAGGAGCTTTCAGCTATGGTGCTTCAGAAGATGAAGCAGACTGCTGAAGACTACCTCGGCCAGACTGTAACCGAGGCCGTTATTACGGTTCCGGCTTACTTCAACGACGCCCAGCGCCAGGCTACTAAAGAAGCCGGTGCTATTGCAGGCCTCGATGTAAAACGCATCATCAACGAGCCGACTGCCGCTGCCTTGGCATATGGCCTAGATAAAAAGCACACCGACCAGAAGATTGCCGTGTACGACCTTGGTGGTGGTACCTTCGATATCTCCATCCTGGAGCTCGGCGACGGTGTATTTGAAGTACTTAGCACCAACGGTGACACCCACCTCGGTGGTGACGACTTCGACCAAGTAATCATCAACTTCCTGGCCGAGACGTTCGCCAACGAAAACGAAGGCCTTGACCTGCGCAAAGACGCTATGGCTCTTCAGCGCCTGAAAGAAGCTGCTGAGAAAGCTAAAGTAGAGTTGTCTTCGTCGACTGAGACGGAAATCAACCTGCCGTACGTAACGGCTACGGCTTCGGGCCCCAAGCACTTGGTGGTAAAATTGAGCCGCGCCAAATTCGAGCAACTAGCTGACAGCTTGGTTCGTCGTTCGATGGAGCCTGTGAAGAAAGCCTTGCAAGATGCTGGCTTGAGCACGTCGGATATCAACGAGGTTATCCTTGTAGGTGGTTCGACCCGCATTCCGCGCATCCAGGAAGAAGTGGAGAAGTTCTTTGGCAAGAAGCCTTCGAAAGGTGTAAACCCCGACGAAGTAGTGGCCATTGGTGCTGCTATTCAAGGTGGTGTACTGACCGGCGAAGTGAAGGACGTGCTCCTGCTCGACGTGACCCCGCTTTCGTTGGGCATCGAGACCATGGGCGGCGTAATGACTAAGCTGATCGAGTCGAACACGACCATTCCTACCAAAAAGTCCGAGACGTTCTCAACGGCTTCCGACAACCAGCCTTCGGTTGAGATTCATGTGTTGCAAGGCGAGCGTCCGCTGGCTTCGCAGAACCGCACCATCGGCCGCTTCCACCTCGATTCGATTCCGCCAGCACCCCGCGGTGTTCCACAAATCGAAGTAACCTTCGACATCGACGCCAACGGTATCTTGCACGTATCGGCCAAGGACAAAGGCACTGGCAAAGAGCAGAAAATCCGTATTGAAGCTTCGTCGGGCCTCACCGACGCCGACATCGAGCGGATGCGCAACGAAGCTGCAGCCAACGCCGAAGCTGACAAAGCGGAAACCGAGCGTATCGGCAAGGTAAACGCAGCTGACTCGATGATCTTCCAGACCGAGAAGCAGTTGAAAGAGTACGGCGACAAACTAAGCGCTGGCAACAAAACGGCTGTTGAAAATGCCCTTGGCGACTTGAAGAAGGCCCACGAGAGCAAAGACATCAGCCAGATTGATACCGCTATGGAGGCTATCAATACCGCTTGGCAGGCTGCCTCGCAAGAGATGTACGCCGCTACCCAAGGCGGTGCCGAAGGCCAGCCTGGCGCCGATGGTGGCAACCCCTTCGGTGGTGGTCAGCCCAATGGCAACGGCCAGCAAGGCCAGCCTCACGACAACGTAACCGACGTGGATTACGAAGAAGTAGGCACCAAGTAA
- a CDS encoding pseudouridine synthase — translation MRYILVNKPYEVLTQFTDEQGRATLKDFVAIPNIYPVGRLDFDSEGLVLLTDDKQLQHRLSEPRFKVAKTYWVQVEGVPTEEALETLRRGVDIKSGFTSPAQARLLPHDTELWARSKPVRFRANIPTSWVEITISQGMNRQVRKMTAAVGFPTLRLVRVGIADLRVEGLDPGKWRELTDQEVQALKEDMAAQTAAAGTFKTPGKAETFWPGGIRPASAKPGQNSAGGYSRGGFGKAGDAKSAGADGRSAGTRGSGRNSSGGTFKAKPTGGKPASGNVKTPGKTGSKPGPKSAGRGAAKRK, via the coding sequence ATGCGCTACATCCTGGTCAACAAACCCTACGAAGTCCTCACCCAATTCACCGACGAGCAAGGCCGCGCCACGCTTAAAGACTTCGTAGCCATTCCCAATATTTATCCTGTTGGCCGGCTGGATTTCGACTCCGAAGGCCTAGTACTGCTCACCGACGACAAGCAACTTCAGCATCGCCTCTCCGAACCCCGTTTTAAAGTAGCGAAAACCTACTGGGTGCAAGTGGAAGGCGTGCCTACCGAAGAAGCCCTGGAAACCTTGCGCCGCGGCGTTGACATCAAGAGCGGCTTCACCTCCCCTGCGCAGGCGCGCTTGCTACCCCATGATACCGAGCTATGGGCCCGCAGCAAGCCGGTACGTTTCCGTGCCAACATCCCAACCAGCTGGGTGGAAATAACCATTTCGCAGGGTATGAACCGCCAGGTGCGCAAAATGACGGCCGCTGTAGGCTTCCCTACCCTGCGCCTGGTGCGAGTCGGCATTGCCGACCTGCGGGTGGAAGGCCTCGACCCCGGCAAATGGCGCGAGCTAACCGACCAGGAAGTGCAGGCGCTTAAAGAAGATATGGCTGCTCAAACCGCAGCCGCGGGCACGTTCAAAACCCCTGGCAAAGCCGAAACCTTCTGGCCTGGTGGCATTCGGCCCGCAAGTGCCAAACCTGGTCAAAATAGCGCTGGTGGTTACAGCCGTGGTGGCTTCGGCAAGGCTGGCGACGCCAAATCAGCCGGCGCTGATGGTCGTTCGGCGGGCACCCGTGGCTCGGGCCGCAACAGCAGCGGAGGCACGTTCAAAGCGAAACCCACTGGTGGCAAGCCCGCCAGCGGCAACGTGAAAACGCCCGGTAAAACCGGCAGCAAGCCCGGCCCCAAGTCGGCGGGGCGTGGTGCCGCCAAGCGTAAGTAA
- a CDS encoding glycoside hydrolase family 2 protein, with protein sequence MKASQKAIRQVVANIILSILCLVGSAALAQTTQLQYLSGRGKDDPVKWDFMCTRGRNSGKWTKIGVPSNWETQGFGTFNYGFGKEDPQEAGLYRRTFSVPATWKQKRIFLVFDGSMTDTEVKVNGQLAGPIHQGSFYRFRYDITPLLKVGQKNKLEVTVHKVSANKTVNEAERTADFWIFGGIFRPVFLEAYPEEHLERLALDAKADGSFRLDAYITGIKTATTVQAQVKTRAGQPVGAPLTSTVPVGSTVVQLQEQFQNPALWSPEAPNLYRVEVTLKSGASTLHTTTETFGFRTVELRRRDGFYVNGQRILFKGVNRGSYWPTSGRTTSRRISELDVNLMKDMNMNAVRMSHYPPDEHFLQVCDSLGLFVIDELTGWQYPPYDTEVGRKLVKELVLRDVNHPSIVLWANGNEGGFNYDLLPDYPKYDPQNRPVIHPWINVNGMNTAHYIGYNYGLNTFFNGADVFFPTEFLHGLYDGGHGAGLDDFWNLMRSRPNSAGGFLWDFCDQAVVRVDQKGELDTKGNSAADGILGPYREKEASFFTIKEIWAPIFFPKRYLTPQFDGKLAIENRYHYTNLAQCKFNWKLKKFGSLNLADTTVLTGTAPAPNLLPQTSGMLSIPLPTGWESYDVLYLTAHDQYGREIYTWSWPISRPEQVANRLVSKGTGPVTAQEDADQVTITANGVEVTISKKTGLLQRVRNAKKVISLTNGPVLLDTDAQFQRLRHTDTLGTHVVEARYAGKDRFGVKWIMHPSGWLELRYQYQQGGSRELMGVTFSYPEAQVTGMQLLADGPYRVWKNRLKGTTLNSWNKTYNNTVTGETWLYPEFKGYYANFYGARVRTREADFTVLSGSDNLYLHMLNPAVPKFAAKTNSVAPFPEAGGISFLHGISAIGTKSQKAVELGPMSQQNITTANGHTDFQQGVLYFNFR encoded by the coding sequence ATGAAGGCAAGCCAAAAAGCAATCAGACAAGTAGTTGCGAACATTATACTAAGTATTCTTTGTCTGGTTGGCTCCGCTGCCCTGGCCCAAACCACCCAACTCCAGTACCTCTCAGGCCGTGGCAAAGACGACCCTGTGAAGTGGGATTTCATGTGCACGCGTGGCCGCAACAGTGGTAAGTGGACTAAAATCGGGGTGCCTTCCAATTGGGAAACGCAGGGTTTTGGTACATTCAACTACGGCTTTGGCAAGGAAGACCCGCAGGAAGCCGGCCTCTACCGGCGCACCTTCTCGGTGCCCGCTACGTGGAAGCAGAAGCGCATTTTTCTGGTGTTTGATGGTTCCATGACCGATACTGAGGTGAAAGTGAACGGGCAGCTGGCCGGTCCTATCCACCAAGGCTCGTTCTACCGCTTCCGCTATGACATTACGCCCCTACTGAAGGTGGGCCAGAAAAACAAGCTGGAAGTAACCGTTCATAAAGTATCCGCCAACAAGACGGTTAATGAGGCCGAACGCACGGCGGACTTCTGGATCTTCGGCGGCATTTTCCGGCCGGTATTTCTGGAAGCGTACCCGGAAGAGCACCTGGAACGCCTCGCCCTCGATGCCAAAGCTGACGGTTCGTTCCGGCTTGATGCCTACATAACTGGAATTAAAACGGCCACTACGGTGCAAGCTCAGGTGAAAACCCGGGCGGGGCAACCCGTAGGAGCGCCGCTTACGAGTACTGTGCCGGTGGGTAGCACTGTGGTACAGCTACAAGAGCAGTTCCAGAACCCGGCGCTTTGGTCGCCGGAGGCTCCCAACCTGTACCGCGTGGAAGTGACGTTGAAAAGCGGAGCCAGCACGCTGCACACCACCACCGAAACCTTCGGCTTTCGGACCGTGGAGCTGCGCCGGCGCGACGGGTTTTACGTGAATGGGCAGCGCATCCTATTCAAGGGCGTCAACCGGGGCTCGTACTGGCCGACTTCGGGGCGCACCACCAGCCGGCGCATCAGTGAGCTGGACGTGAACCTGATGAAGGACATGAACATGAACGCCGTGCGCATGTCGCATTACCCGCCCGACGAGCATTTCCTGCAAGTGTGCGACTCGCTGGGGCTGTTCGTGATTGACGAGCTGACCGGCTGGCAGTATCCGCCTTACGATACCGAAGTGGGCCGCAAGCTGGTGAAAGAACTGGTGCTGCGCGACGTCAACCACCCCAGCATTGTGCTGTGGGCCAACGGCAACGAAGGGGGCTTCAACTACGACCTGCTGCCCGACTATCCGAAGTACGACCCGCAAAACCGCCCCGTGATTCATCCCTGGATCAACGTCAACGGTATGAACACAGCGCATTACATCGGCTACAACTACGGCCTGAACACGTTTTTCAATGGCGCTGACGTGTTCTTTCCTACCGAGTTCCTGCATGGCCTTTACGACGGCGGCCACGGCGCCGGCCTCGACGATTTCTGGAACCTGATGCGCAGCCGTCCTAACTCCGCCGGGGGCTTCCTCTGGGACTTCTGCGACCAAGCCGTGGTGCGGGTTGATCAAAAGGGCGAGTTGGACACCAAAGGCAATTCCGCCGCCGATGGTATTCTGGGTCCTTACCGCGAGAAAGAAGCTAGCTTCTTTACCATCAAGGAAATATGGGCGCCCATCTTCTTCCCAAAACGCTACCTCACCCCCCAGTTCGACGGTAAGCTGGCCATCGAGAACCGCTACCACTACACCAACCTAGCCCAGTGCAAGTTCAACTGGAAGCTCAAGAAGTTCGGCAGCCTGAACCTTGCCGACACGACCGTGCTTACCGGTACGGCGCCCGCGCCCAACCTGCTGCCCCAAACGAGCGGCATGCTCAGCATCCCACTGCCTACGGGCTGGGAAAGTTACGACGTGCTCTACCTAACCGCCCATGACCAATACGGCCGGGAAATCTATACCTGGTCGTGGCCGATTTCCCGGCCCGAGCAAGTAGCCAACCGGCTGGTGAGTAAGGGCACTGGCCCCGTAACAGCGCAAGAAGACGCCGACCAGGTGACCATAACCGCCAACGGCGTGGAAGTAACGATAAGCAAGAAAACCGGGCTGCTACAACGCGTCCGGAACGCGAAAAAGGTTATTTCGCTCACCAACGGCCCCGTGCTGCTCGACACCGATGCGCAGTTTCAACGCCTACGCCACACCGACACGCTAGGTACCCACGTGGTGGAAGCGCGCTACGCTGGCAAGGATCGGTTCGGCGTGAAGTGGATCATGCATCCATCGGGGTGGTTGGAACTACGCTATCAGTACCAGCAAGGCGGTTCGCGGGAGCTGATGGGAGTTACGTTCAGCTACCCGGAAGCGCAAGTAACAGGTATGCAACTGCTGGCTGATGGCCCTTATCGGGTGTGGAAAAACCGCCTCAAAGGCACTACGCTCAACTCCTGGAATAAAACCTACAACAACACCGTGACCGGGGAAACTTGGCTGTACCCCGAGTTCAAGGGCTACTACGCCAATTTCTATGGGGCCCGCGTGCGCACGCGGGAAGCTGATTTCACGGTGCTATCGGGAAGCGACAACCTCTACCTGCACATGCTCAACCCGGCTGTGCCCAAGTTCGCAGCTAAAACCAACTCCGTGGCCCCGTTCCCGGAGGCGGGCGGCATCTCTTTTCTGCACGGCATCAGCGCCATTGGCACCAAAAGCCAAAAAGCCGTGGAATTAGGGCCTATGAGCCAGCAAAATATCACCACCGCCAATGGCCACACCGATTTTCAACAGGGTGTGCTGTATTTCAACTTTCGGTAG
- the hemE gene encoding uroporphyrinogen decarboxylase — protein sequence MLKNDLLLRAARGEETERTPVWLMRQAGRILPEYRALRGRLSGFKELVETPALAAEVTIQPVDALDVDAAIIFSDILVVPEAMGLTYEMVEAKGPLFPETIKNAQDVARMRVADPEEHLGYVLEALRVTKRALNGRVPLIGFAGAPWTILAYMVEGHGSKTFSKARRMLYAEPALAHELLAKITATTIAYLKAQVEAGANIVQVFDSWAGILPPAHYQEFSTRYIAEICRAIPEVPVTVFAKGAFWAVEEFAQLPCRTIGLDWNQDARAVRPLVGDKTLQGNLDPCALYGSREQVRAATIAMLDQFGPHRHIANLGHGVYPDTNPDNVKVFIETVKEYSPKLR from the coding sequence GTGCTTAAAAACGACCTCCTCCTCCGGGCCGCCCGCGGCGAAGAAACCGAACGTACTCCCGTGTGGCTGATGCGCCAGGCCGGCCGCATTCTCCCCGAATATCGTGCCCTGCGGGGGCGCCTCAGTGGTTTCAAGGAATTAGTGGAAACCCCCGCTTTGGCTGCTGAAGTCACTATTCAGCCCGTGGACGCGCTGGACGTAGATGCTGCCATCATTTTCTCCGACATCTTGGTGGTGCCCGAAGCCATGGGCCTCACCTACGAAATGGTGGAAGCTAAAGGCCCGCTCTTCCCCGAAACCATTAAGAACGCGCAGGATGTAGCTCGTATGCGCGTTGCCGACCCAGAAGAGCACTTAGGCTACGTGTTGGAAGCCCTGCGCGTAACCAAACGGGCCCTCAACGGCCGGGTGCCGCTCATCGGGTTTGCTGGCGCCCCCTGGACTATTCTGGCGTATATGGTGGAGGGCCACGGCTCGAAAACCTTCAGCAAAGCGCGCCGCATGCTGTACGCGGAGCCCGCCTTAGCCCACGAGCTGCTCGCCAAAATCACCGCCACCACCATTGCCTACCTGAAAGCCCAGGTGGAAGCAGGTGCCAACATCGTGCAGGTATTCGACTCCTGGGCCGGGATATTGCCACCTGCGCACTACCAGGAGTTTAGCACGCGCTACATAGCTGAAATCTGCCGGGCCATTCCCGAAGTGCCCGTAACGGTATTTGCCAAAGGGGCTTTCTGGGCTGTGGAGGAATTCGCGCAGCTCCCCTGCCGCACCATCGGCTTGGACTGGAACCAGGACGCCCGCGCTGTTCGTCCGCTGGTAGGCGACAAAACATTGCAAGGCAACCTCGACCCTTGCGCCCTCTACGGTTCCCGCGAGCAGGTACGCGCCGCCACCATTGCCATGCTCGACCAGTTCGGTCCGCACCGCCACATTGCCAACCTGGGCCACGGCGTCTACCCCGACACCAACCCCGACAACGTGAAGGTGTTTATTGAAACGGTAAAGGAGTATAGCCCAAAACTGCGCTAG
- a CDS encoding pyridoxal phosphate-dependent aminotransferase: MSQEVTLAPVSTSVLSDRILTMQESQTIAMAKKSRELAAQGVDVINLSFGEPDFQTPQYIKDAAKAALDEGFTFYTPVPGYPELRQAICDKLKRDNNLDYKNENIVVSTGAKQSLANAVLSLVNPGDEVIVFAPYWVSYTEIVKLAEGTVVELVGSIENDFKVTAAELEAAITPRTKLIMYSSPCNPTGSVFSSEDLEAIAEVVARHQQIYVLADEIYEYINFVGDHASIAQFADIKDRVITVNGFSKGYAMTGWRVGYIAAHKDIASACEKIQSQITSGTCSIAQRAAIAALKGGRASADEMVEAYHRRRDLVLEMAKDIPGLRTPTPSGAFYVFPDVSSFFGKTAPDGQVIENAYDLALFILRDAHVSSVDGRAFGAPNCIRFSTAAADEKLREAFTRIKKSLSTLE, from the coding sequence ATGTCTCAAGAAGTTACGCTTGCCCCAGTGTCGACCTCCGTTCTGTCCGACCGGATCCTGACTATGCAGGAATCCCAGACGATAGCCATGGCCAAAAAATCCCGTGAACTGGCTGCCCAGGGCGTGGATGTTATCAACCTCAGCTTCGGAGAGCCTGATTTTCAAACGCCGCAGTACATTAAGGATGCCGCCAAAGCAGCGCTGGATGAAGGCTTCACGTTCTATACGCCCGTGCCCGGCTACCCCGAACTACGCCAGGCCATCTGCGACAAACTGAAGCGCGACAACAACCTCGACTACAAAAACGAGAACATTGTGGTAAGCACCGGGGCCAAGCAGTCGTTGGCTAACGCTGTGCTGAGCTTGGTGAATCCCGGCGACGAGGTTATTGTGTTTGCGCCCTACTGGGTGAGCTACACCGAAATAGTGAAACTGGCCGAAGGCACCGTAGTGGAGCTGGTTGGCTCTATCGAAAACGACTTCAAGGTGACAGCGGCCGAGTTGGAAGCGGCCATTACGCCCCGCACCAAGCTTATCATGTATTCCTCGCCCTGCAACCCTACGGGCTCGGTGTTTTCCAGCGAAGACCTGGAAGCCATTGCCGAAGTGGTAGCGCGCCATCAGCAGATATACGTGCTGGCCGATGAGATTTACGAGTACATCAACTTCGTAGGCGACCACGCCAGCATTGCGCAGTTCGCTGACATCAAGGACCGCGTAATTACGGTGAATGGCTTTTCGAAAGGCTACGCCATGACCGGCTGGCGCGTGGGCTACATTGCGGCCCACAAGGATATTGCCAGCGCCTGCGAAAAAATCCAGAGCCAGATTACCTCGGGCACTTGCTCTATTGCCCAGCGTGCTGCCATTGCAGCCCTGAAAGGCGGCCGGGCCTCCGCCGACGAAATGGTGGAAGCCTACCACCGCCGCCGCGACTTAGTGCTGGAAATGGCCAAGGACATTCCCGGCCTGCGGACCCCAACACCGAGTGGTGCTTTCTACGTTTTCCCCGACGTAAGCAGCTTTTTCGGTAAGACCGCGCCCGATGGTCAGGTGATTGAAAATGCCTACGACCTAGCCCTGTTTATTCTGCGTGATGCCCACGTGTCGTCGGTTGATGGCCGAGCTTTTGGTGCGCCAAACTGCATCCGGTTCAGCACCGCCGCCGCCGACGAAAAGCTACGCGAAGCGTTTACCCGCATCAAAAAGAGCCTTTCTACGCTGGAATAG
- a CDS encoding endonuclease/exonuclease/phosphatase family protein, with amino-acid sequence MPTLDAPLWILLAHGLTFFLAIVSIIATLLPLLRQTAWWIRIFDFPRLQIVGVTALAVGAAFLLDWHQLPGWAGVGLMSALGIVVVYQSVRIAPYTTIVKKQVGDSTLKDGKRHLSLAVMNVLQYNKHSEMALAVLLESDPDVIMAVETDEWWHDQLKPLEKTHPYTCHEPLDNTYGLLFFSRLPLEGCHVKYLLDDDVPSLHTRVQLPDGKTWVRLYGLHPKPPAPAESKTSTKRDAELLMVGKEINEHEEPTIVFGDMNDVAWSHTSELFRRVSGLMDPRVGRGLLPTFHADHFVLRWPLDHVFVSPDFKVDDIQRLPYVGSDHFPIYIKLSYEPHDKEEQKENAEQADADDHEEATEKIQEGFEEEEEQEVEEAEEVSSSKS; translated from the coding sequence GTGCCCACCCTCGACGCTCCTCTCTGGATTCTATTAGCGCATGGTTTAACGTTCTTTTTGGCAATCGTATCGATAATAGCTACTCTTTTGCCGCTGCTCCGCCAAACGGCTTGGTGGATTCGGATTTTCGATTTTCCGCGCCTACAGATTGTGGGAGTAACGGCGCTGGCTGTAGGGGCTGCTTTCCTGCTAGACTGGCATCAACTACCCGGTTGGGCTGGTGTAGGCCTCATGTCGGCACTAGGAATAGTGGTAGTTTATCAGTCAGTGCGTATTGCGCCGTACACAACCATTGTCAAAAAACAAGTCGGCGACAGTACCCTAAAAGATGGCAAGCGGCACCTGAGCTTGGCCGTGATGAACGTGCTGCAATACAACAAGCATAGCGAAATGGCCCTGGCGGTTCTGCTGGAATCCGACCCAGACGTTATCATGGCGGTTGAAACCGACGAGTGGTGGCACGATCAACTCAAGCCGCTGGAAAAAACGCATCCGTATACTTGTCATGAGCCTCTCGACAACACGTATGGCCTGCTGTTCTTTTCCCGGTTGCCGCTGGAAGGCTGCCACGTGAAATACCTGCTCGACGATGACGTGCCGTCGTTGCATACCCGCGTGCAACTGCCCGACGGCAAGACGTGGGTACGCCTCTACGGCCTGCACCCCAAACCACCAGCTCCCGCCGAGTCGAAAACCAGCACCAAGCGCGACGCTGAATTGCTGATGGTAGGCAAGGAAATAAACGAGCATGAAGAACCAACCATTGTGTTCGGCGACATGAATGATGTGGCGTGGTCCCATACCTCCGAGCTGTTCAGAAGGGTAAGTGGCCTGATGGACCCGCGCGTAGGCCGCGGCCTCCTCCCTACGTTTCACGCCGACCACTTTGTCTTGCGCTGGCCCCTCGACCACGTGTTTGTTTCGCCTGATTTTAAAGTAGACGACATTCAACGCCTGCCTTACGTAGGGTCCGACCATTTTCCTATCTACATCAAACTCAGCTACGAGCCTCACGACAAGGAAGAACAAAAGGAGAATGCCGAGCAGGCAGACGCCGACGACCATGAAGAGGCCACCGAAAAAATTCAAGAAGGCTTCGAGGAAGAAGAGGAGCAGGAGGTAGAAGAAGCAGAGGAAGTATCTTCTTCGAAATCATAG
- a CDS encoding alpha/beta hydrolase, giving the protein MAPLLTQTSQRLRKLLVLTGAAVLLLNAVAFFHAWRFTHFITEPGARTSNPEKLTSFQKFGVLLTGLKNPKPRNHTTPAFPYATIYLGSPNGRLEAWYGPVARPRGTVALFHGYTSCKSKLLTEAAYFRRLGYSVLLTDFAGNGGSAGNVCTVGHHEAADVAAVTRWLQRQPGSVILYGNSMGAEAILRAESELGVRPTANVVECPYGSMLQTAQNRFHSMHLPTFPLANLLVFWGGVQNSFWAFDLNATRFATRINTPTLLLWGAADPRVTRSETDAIFANLRGPKQRQDFPGSGHEPYWWKNKPLWEQTIAGFLEKQ; this is encoded by the coding sequence ATGGCCCCCTTGCTTACGCAAACATCCCAACGCCTCCGCAAGTTGCTTGTGCTAACGGGGGCGGCAGTGTTGCTGTTGAATGCGGTAGCGTTTTTTCACGCGTGGCGGTTCACGCATTTCATCACTGAACCTGGCGCACGCACCAGCAACCCCGAAAAGCTTACGTCCTTTCAGAAGTTCGGTGTGTTGCTCACCGGGCTCAAGAACCCGAAGCCCCGCAACCATACCACCCCTGCTTTCCCGTACGCCACTATCTACCTCGGTAGTCCGAATGGCCGCCTGGAAGCTTGGTACGGGCCGGTTGCTCGTCCGCGCGGCACGGTGGCGTTGTTTCATGGCTACACCAGCTGCAAAAGCAAGCTCCTGACCGAAGCTGCCTACTTCCGCCGCCTCGGCTACTCGGTGCTGCTCACCGATTTTGCGGGCAACGGAGGTTCCGCCGGCAATGTCTGCACGGTAGGCCACCATGAAGCTGCCGATGTAGCCGCCGTGACGCGCTGGCTGCAACGGCAACCCGGCTCCGTGATTCTCTATGGCAATTCGATGGGGGCCGAAGCCATTCTGCGCGCCGAAAGTGAGTTGGGCGTGCGCCCCACCGCCAACGTGGTGGAATGCCCCTACGGGAGCATGCTGCAAACGGCGCAGAACCGCTTCCACTCCATGCACCTGCCCACTTTTCCGCTGGCCAACTTGCTGGTGTTTTGGGGCGGCGTGCAAAATAGCTTTTGGGCTTTCGATTTAAATGCCACGCGCTTCGCCACCCGCATCAACACCCCTACCCTGCTGCTATGGGGCGCCGCCGACCCGCGCGTCACTCGCTCTGAAACCGATGCCATCTTCGCTAACCTGCGCGGCCCCAAGCAACGCCAGGACTTCCCAGGTTCCGGCCATGAGCCGTACTGGTGGAAAAACAAACCTCTGTGGGAGCAAACTATAGCCGGCTTCCTAGAGAAGCAGTAA
- a CDS encoding MarC family protein, translated as MEILLATFTTLFSVVNPFGAMPVFLTLTEEDSPAERANIGLRACLYMIGVLSVSFFAGQYVLNFFGINIHHLRIAGGILLMRSAFDLLTPGGNRSKVSEETLEESMHKDDISFTPLAMPMLSGPGSMAVCIGLFTEKLTYLDMGLIVLGFVFVALAAYIILMSSLRLTRFLGRPGMAALARIMGFITLAIGVNFLATAIKALFQE; from the coding sequence ATGGAAATTCTGCTCGCCACCTTTACCACGCTTTTCTCGGTCGTCAATCCGTTCGGGGCGATGCCTGTATTCCTGACTTTAACCGAAGAAGATTCGCCCGCCGAGCGTGCCAATATTGGTCTGCGGGCCTGCCTCTACATGATTGGAGTACTGTCGGTGTCATTTTTCGCGGGGCAGTACGTACTCAACTTCTTCGGCATCAACATTCACCACCTGCGCATTGCGGGCGGTATTTTGCTTATGCGCTCCGCCTTTGATTTGCTCACGCCCGGCGGCAACCGCTCGAAAGTATCGGAAGAGACGCTAGAGGAAAGCATGCACAAAGACGATATTTCTTTCACGCCGCTGGCCATGCCCATGCTGTCGGGGCCGGGCTCCATGGCCGTGTGCATCGGGTTGTTCACTGAAAAGCTGACCTACCTCGATATGGGGTTGATTGTACTAGGCTTTGTGTTCGTGGCGCTGGCCGCCTATATTATCCTGATGTCGTCGTTGCGGCTGACTCGGTTTTTGGGGCGGCCGGGCATGGCGGCATTGGCCCGCATCATGGGTTTTATCACGCTGGCTATCGGCGTGAATTTTCTGGCTACGGCTATTAAGGCACTGTTTCAGGAGTAG